DNA from Spirochaetota bacterium:
CCGACACCCTATGATCTTCCCCGATCCTATTCCCGGATCACGAATGATCGGGTCATCAACGAGGAGCCGCTGGAAAACAACGTCGATCTTCTGGTCAGGCGGGGCATGACCGGGGGGAAGGCGCGGAAAGGGACCGCGGCCGTTTCAGCCGGGAAGGCCCTCATATCTGATGGAAAGGTTTCGTTCTGGGTGTCCGCGCCCAGCGAGGACTTCATCAAGTACTTTATCGACCGACAGGAAGCCGGCCATATGTTTTCCCTGGGTGTCATGGTGAAAAAGGACGTCAACTCGGCCTACGGCGTATCCCTCGTGCCGGTGATCAAGGGCATCGGGCCGGATTACCTCCCCCAGTGCATCAAGGCAAGCCTGAGCGATATCGTGCGGCGCGCCGAATATTACAGCGCCAACGGCCTTTCCTTTCCTCCCGTGTGGTTCGTCGATGTGAAGGTCGACAACAGCGAGAGATCACGGGGCGGCGGCGACATCAGGGGACGGTAGGCGGCCCCCTTCCATCCACAGGAATAATCTCAACTGTTTTTCGAGGGTTCGAACTTGGTCTTTATTTTGGCGTGGAGCTCCGTGAATTTGTTTATATCCAGGAGATTATACTTTTCGAGAATGCCCTCGTCAATGTAATAGAAGCTGTACCGCCGGTCCTCGATGCCGACCATCATGTTGGCAAGGTAAATGGCATAGACGACGTCTCGGTATTTGGCGCTGCAGTTGTAGGGCGAATGATGGTAATTAATGGCCTCAACGAGGTATTCGGGGAAATTCCAGTTCTTGGAAATCATTGATCCGATGGTGGAGTGGCTGATGCCGATGGATATTTCCTCCATGGTGGTCGTGGTGATTTTCCTGTTGTTCACGATGTCGGCGATCCTCTTGACGAGTTTTTTGTCGGTTGCCAGCAGCACGATCTTTCCCAGGTCGTGGAGGAGGCCAGCCATGTACACGTTTTCCACAATGGCGGACTGCCGGAAGGTCAAGGCGATGTTCCGCGCGTAAAATGCCACCCTGTTGCAGTGCTCCCATATCATCTCGAAGCTGCTGTACCGCTCGTTCAAGATGCGCCGCGCGTTGCTCGCCAGGAGAATGGCCTCGAGATTCTTAAGGCCGATCGTTACCACGGCGGTCTTGATGTCCTCGATGCGCTTGCCCGGGACGATGCCCGCCGAGTTTGAAAGCTTGATCACGTCCGAGCTCAGGGCCGGGTCTATCTTCAGGTTCTTGACGATGGCGTCCATGGTTGAGTCGGGGTCCCGGCAGAGATGCTGGAGCTGTATGATCGTTTCCGGGAAGGTCGGGATCCCGTCGATCTCGTTAAGAATGTGCTCTTTCACCTTCGTGGTTATTTCACTCGATTTCAGGACAGAAGGAATCGCGAGGGAGGTGATGGTGGCTTTTCCCGTTTTCTCGATATTATAATTGTGGGCGTCGATGCCCATGTTCTTCAGGAGCAGTATGGTCAGAACGATGCCCAGGCCGGCACCTTCGGTATCGTCCTCGATCTCCGAATAGGCTTCGGAAAAGTCGTTGTACTGGATCGCTTTCTGGATGCGGTAATTGATCCGGTCCAGCTCAACGGTCAGGATCGGCGAATTGTTCGCCACCGTGATCTTGATCATGTCCGAATCGTGCTCGAAGGAAATCTGGACATATAAATCGCTCCGCTTGAGATCGTCCTCGATGGAGTCGAAATCGCCCACAACCTCTTTCTTGAACTTGTCCATTCCTTTCTGGTACTGCGGGGCGTCATTTATGTCGAGATTGTTCTTCATGAAAAAGGCCCGCTTCGTGTTCGCCTTCAGCGCGTTGATAATGAGCTCGCGCAGGATGGTGATTATGGAATTCAGAAGATATATCTGGTCGTTTTTCGACAGGAGCCGCGCGAGCACGCTGTTGAGAACCATGAGCACCTGTTCATTGACGTATTTAAACAGAAGTTTGAGAGGTTCTCCCTTCTCTATCTTGGCGGATATTATTTTTCTATTGGTTATATCAACCATGTCGGTGATTATA
Protein-coding regions in this window:
- a CDS encoding HDOD domain-containing protein is translated as MVDITNRKIISAKIEKGEPLKLLFKYVNEQVLMVLNSVLARLLSKNDQIYLLNSIITILRELIINALKANTKRAFFMKNNLDINDAPQYQKGMDKFKKEVVGDFDSIEDDLKRSDLYVQISFEHDSDMIKITVANNSPILTVELDRINYRIQKAIQYNDFSEAYSEIEDDTEGAGLGIVLTILLLKNMGIDAHNYNIEKTGKATITSLAIPSVLKSSEITTKVKEHILNEIDGIPTFPETIIQLQHLCRDPDSTMDAIVKNLKIDPALSSDVIKLSNSAGIVPGKRIEDIKTAVVTIGLKNLEAILLASNARRILNERYSSFEMIWEHCNRVAFYARNIALTFRQSAIVENVYMAGLLHDLGKIVLLATDKKLVKRIADIVNNRKITTTTMEEISIGISHSTIGSMISKNWNFPEYLVEAINYHHSPYNCSAKYRDVVYAIYLANMMVGIEDRRYSFYYIDEGILEKYNLLDINKFTELHAKIKTKFEPSKNS